From Coffea arabica cultivar ET-39 chromosome 10e, Coffea Arabica ET-39 HiFi, whole genome shotgun sequence, one genomic window encodes:
- the LOC113711303 gene encoding 7-deoxyloganetin glucosyltransferase-like, with protein sequence MAEAIKPHAVCIAYPHQSHIKATMNLAKLLHHRGFFITFVNTDFNHKRLLRSKGPSFLECLPDFRSETIPHGLSPSDSDSSQDASALCESITHNFLAPFRNLLVKLNENPSTENPPVTCIVADGLMSFTFAAAEEFGIPVAAVFTLAASGVMGFYKFCSLFENGLAPLREKEILEFLSSKYPLVHAIGPLSLLLNKIPKENPLNTLDCNMWKEEAECLQRLNSNKHSSVLYVNFGSVIVLTPEQLGEFCWGIANSKHPFLWIIRPDLVDGKSSALPDEFLAETKDRGFLAGWCPQEKVLNHPSVGGFLTHSGWNSTTESLSSGVPMICWPVNADQQINCRYACSEWEVGLEIEQEVKRDEVERVVRDLMNGEQGKRLRKKAKYWKKLAEEATSEYGSSSLSTDQLVKILSASRN encoded by the exons ATGGCAGAGGCAATTAAGCCCCATGCAGTTTGTATAGCATATCCACATCAAAGCCACATCAAAGCCACAATGAATCTAGCTAAACTCCTTCACCACAGGGGCTTCTTCATTACTTTTGTTAACACAGATTTCAACCACAAACGGTTGCTCAGATCTAAAGGTCCGAGTTTTCTGGAGTGCTTGCCGGACTTCCGTTCCGAAACTATCCCACATGGCCTGTCTCCTTCTGATTCAGATTCCAGCCAAGACGCTAGTGCTCTTTGTGAATCCATTACGCACAACTTTCTTGCTCCCTTCAGGAACCTCCTTGTGAAACTCAACGAGAATCCCTCCACTGAAAATCCTCCAGTGACTTGCATAGTCGCTGATGGTTTAATGTCCTTCACTTTTGCTGCAGCTGAAGAATTTGGCATTCCTGTTGCTGCTGTCTTCACCCTGGCAGCTAGTGGAGTAATGGGCTTTTACAAGTTTTGTTCTCTCTTTGAAAATGGTCTGGCGCCGCTGAGAG AGAAAGAGATACTAGAATTTCTATCTTCCAAGTACCCACTTGTTCATGCTATTGGACCCCTTAGCTTGCTCCTGAATAAGATTCCTAAAGAAAACCCCTTAAACACTCTTGATTGTAACATGTGGAAAGAAGAAGCAGAGTGTCTTCAGAGGCTCAACAGCAATAAACATAGTTCTGTGCTTTATGTAAACTTTGGTAGTGTCATAGTCCTTACTCCAGAGCAGCTGGGAGAGTTTTGTTGGGGCATAGCTAATAGCAAACATCCATTCCTGTGGATTATAAGGCCTGATCTGGTTGATGGGAAATCATCAGCCTTGCCAGATGAATTTTTGGCAGAAACTAAAGATAGAGGCTTTCTAGCTGGCTGGTGCCCACAAGAGAAAGTGCTCAATCATCCTTCGGTAGGGGGATTTTTGACACACAGTGGCTGGAATTCGACAACTGAGAGTTTATCATCTGGAGTTCCAATGATCTGTTGGCCAGTTAATGCAGATCAACAGATTAACTGCAGGTATGCGTGCTCAGAGTGGGAAGTTGGCCTCGAAATAGAGCAAGAAGTCAAGAGGGATGAAGTTGAGAGAGTTGTACGGGATTTGATGAATGGCGAGCAAGGAAAAAGACTCAGAAAAAAGGCAAAATATTGGAAGAAACTTGCAGAAGAAGCCACCAGTGAATATGGATCATCATCATTAAGCACGGATCAATTAGTAAAAATACTATCCGCATCAAGAAACTAG